The Mesorhizobium loti genome includes a region encoding these proteins:
- a CDS encoding Lrp/AsnC family transcriptional regulator, protein MNLDEIDKRILRALQRNGRMANNDLANEVGLSPSPCLRRVKLLEEAGVIDRYVAVLNPASIGKGLTFFTRIWLKTQDEDTIEHFATEVAKLPQVMECYLMLGDCDAMVRVVAAGIDDYRRFQSEHLSRIKGVQNVKTDVPSQTIKYTSELPI, encoded by the coding sequence ATGAACCTGGATGAGATCGACAAACGCATCCTACGGGCGCTGCAGCGCAACGGGCGCATGGCCAACAACGATCTCGCCAATGAAGTCGGCCTGTCGCCCTCGCCGTGCCTGCGGCGCGTGAAGCTTTTGGAGGAAGCCGGTGTCATCGACCGCTACGTCGCCGTGCTCAACCCGGCCAGCATCGGCAAGGGTCTGACCTTCTTCACCCGCATCTGGCTGAAGACGCAGGACGAGGACACGATCGAGCATTTCGCCACCGAGGTGGCCAAGCTGCCGCAAGTGATGGAGTGCTATTTGATGCTCGGCGACTGCGATGCCATGGTGCGCGTGGTGGCGGCCGGCATCGACGACTATCGCCGCTTCCAGTCGGAGCATCTGAGCCGCATCAAGGGCGTGCAGAACGTCAAGACGGACGTTCCGAGCCAGACGATCAAATACACGTCGGAACTGCCGATCTGA
- a CDS encoding AzlC family ABC transporter permease, which yields MSISQAVEAAGDGSGSEFRRGVASCAPVLLGTIPYALVLGAQATQKGLSTVELSMMTGLNFAGGSEFAAIQLWTSPPHIVLIVAITFLVNSRHLLMGAALAPFLRDLPRRKVFPALFFMCDESWALGLADARQRAAAGITPAFSPRYYMGAALAMYLTWVGFTTLGAVLGPMLGHVETFGFDMAFPAVFLVLMRGMWTSMAAARPWLVSLVVAALFYLFVPGAWYVAAGAVSGLVAAWLMAGDA from the coding sequence ATGAGCATTTCACAGGCAGTCGAGGCGGCGGGCGATGGTTCGGGATCCGAATTCCGGCGTGGCGTGGCGTCCTGCGCGCCGGTGCTGTTGGGCACCATCCCCTACGCGCTGGTGCTTGGCGCCCAGGCCACGCAGAAAGGGCTGAGCACGGTCGAATTGTCCATGATGACGGGGCTGAATTTCGCCGGCGGCTCGGAATTCGCGGCGATCCAGTTGTGGACGTCGCCGCCGCACATCGTGCTCATCGTCGCCATCACCTTCCTGGTCAACAGCCGTCATCTGCTGATGGGAGCGGCACTGGCGCCGTTCCTGCGCGATCTGCCGAGGCGCAAGGTCTTTCCGGCGCTATTTTTTATGTGCGATGAAAGCTGGGCGCTTGGACTTGCCGATGCAAGGCAGCGCGCAGCGGCGGGCATCACACCGGCCTTCAGTCCGCGCTATTATATGGGCGCGGCACTGGCGATGTATCTCACCTGGGTGGGGTTCACCACGCTGGGTGCCGTGCTCGGCCCGATGCTCGGCCATGTCGAGACCTTCGGTTTCGACATGGCGTTTCCGGCCGTCTTCCTGGTGCTGATGCGCGGCATGTGGACGAGCATGGCCGCGGCGCGGCCCTGGCTGGTCAGCCTCGTCGTCGCGGCGCTGTTTTATCTCTTCGTCCCGGGCGCCTGGTATGTCGCCGCCGGTGCGGTATCGGGGCTGGTCGCGGCCTGGCTGATGGCAGGTGATGCATGA
- a CDS encoding AzlD family protein, which translates to MIDATTLLVIVLMAGVTYLTRIGGYVVLRNRRLSARAAAVMEAAPGCVLISVIAPAFVSRNPADLLALAITLVAATRLSMLPTVLIGVASAGLLRHLIG; encoded by the coding sequence ATGATCGACGCTACGACCCTTCTCGTCATCGTTCTGATGGCCGGCGTTACCTACCTGACCCGGATCGGCGGCTACGTCGTGCTGCGCAACCGCAGGCTCAGCGCGCGTGCCGCGGCGGTGATGGAGGCGGCGCCCGGCTGCGTGCTGATCTCGGTGATCGCGCCGGCCTTCGTGTCGCGGAATCCGGCCGATCTCTTAGCGCTGGCTATTACTCTGGTCGCCGCCACGCGGCTTTCCATGCTGCCGACCGTGCTGATCGGGGTCGCTTCGGCGGGCCTCTTAAGACATCTGATCGGCTAG
- a CDS encoding FMN-dependent NADH-azoreductase, whose protein sequence is MSILLVTSSPRGAASHSTRIATEFAEKLLTADPSNTLVVRDLVANPLPHIDADYSTGIYTPAEARTPRQAEVVGISDVVLDELFAADTVILATGFINFNISSTLKSWVDHIARSGKSFAYGENGPKGLVTGKKVYIVLASGGIYSEGAAVQFDHAIPYLRGVLGFLGMTDVDVIRIEGVGMGPDAVTAALSKATAKVDAVVAASRDVAAAA, encoded by the coding sequence ATGTCCATTCTTCTTGTCACCTCGAGCCCGCGTGGCGCTGCCTCGCACTCAACCCGTATCGCCACCGAATTCGCTGAAAAGCTGCTTACCGCCGATCCGTCGAACACGCTTGTCGTGCGCGACCTCGTTGCCAACCCGCTGCCGCATATCGACGCCGACTATTCGACCGGCATCTACACGCCGGCCGAAGCCCGCACCCCGCGCCAGGCTGAAGTCGTCGGCATCTCCGACGTCGTGCTTGACGAGCTGTTCGCCGCCGACACGGTGATCCTCGCCACCGGCTTCATCAACTTCAACATCTCCTCGACGCTGAAGTCGTGGGTCGATCACATCGCCCGCTCCGGCAAGAGCTTTGCCTATGGCGAGAACGGCCCCAAGGGCCTCGTCACCGGCAAGAAGGTCTACATCGTTCTGGCTTCCGGCGGCATCTATTCGGAAGGCGCTGCCGTGCAGTTCGATCACGCCATTCCCTACCTGCGCGGCGTGCTCGGCTTCCTCGGCATGACCGATGTCGACGTCATCCGCATCGAAGGCGTCGGCATGGGCCCTGACGCGGTGACCGCAGCACTCTCCAAGGCGACCGCCAAGGTCGATGCCGTGGTGGCAGCCAGCCGCGATGTTGCGGCAGCCGCGTAA
- a CDS encoding LysR family transcriptional regulator gives MQPNPTLDQLQIFVTVAEAGSFSAAGRKLNRAQSVISYGIANLEAQLGLKLFEREGTREPQLTEIGRAMLEDARRMIGVLQRMRSRVDGHHHGLEAEVALSVDASLPSPVLVRVLKAFEAQFPTVMLRLHIGSLGLIPDHVVNGQADLGIGGLLGEVDVHLVRIGFMSIVLAAAPSHPLALLPKPVALEDAREHTQLVVTDQSERTKGRDFGVFAYRTWRLTDVRTKHTLMREGLGWGGLPRWLISDDLASGRLVEIDLESFREVSSPLFAMHRNDRSPKPAAAWLIDQFKRQLGCFNEFEPGEVPEEELETAHQSAP, from the coding sequence ATGCAGCCGAACCCGACGCTCGACCAACTTCAGATCTTTGTGACAGTCGCCGAAGCCGGCAGTTTCTCGGCCGCCGGCCGCAAGCTCAACCGGGCGCAGTCCGTTATCAGCTATGGCATCGCCAATCTCGAGGCGCAGCTTGGACTGAAGCTGTTCGAGCGCGAGGGCACGCGCGAGCCGCAACTGACCGAGATCGGCCGGGCGATGCTGGAGGACGCGCGGCGCATGATCGGCGTGCTGCAGCGCATGCGCTCGCGGGTCGATGGCCACCATCACGGGCTGGAGGCGGAAGTGGCGCTGTCGGTCGATGCGTCGCTGCCTTCGCCGGTGCTGGTGCGGGTGCTGAAGGCATTCGAGGCGCAGTTTCCGACAGTGATGCTGCGCCTGCATATCGGCTCGCTCGGCCTTATCCCGGATCACGTCGTCAACGGACAGGCCGATCTCGGCATTGGCGGCTTGCTGGGCGAGGTCGACGTGCATCTTGTGCGCATCGGCTTCATGTCGATCGTGCTGGCTGCCGCGCCCAGCCATCCGCTGGCGCTGCTGCCGAAGCCGGTGGCGCTCGAGGATGCGCGTGAACACACCCAGCTCGTCGTCACCGACCAGTCCGAACGTACCAAGGGACGCGACTTCGGTGTCTTCGCCTACCGCACCTGGCGGCTGACGGATGTGCGCACCAAGCATACTCTGATGCGCGAGGGGCTGGGCTGGGGCGGGCTGCCGCGCTGGCTGATATCAGACGATCTGGCGAGCGGCCGGCTGGTGGAAATCGACCTCGAGTCCTTCAGGGAGGTGAGTTCGCCCCTGTTTGCGATGCATCGCAACGACCGCAGCCCGAAGCCGGCGGCGGCCTGGCTGATCGACCAATTCAAGCGCCAACTCGGCTGCTTCAACGAGTTCGAGCCGGGCGAGGTGCCTGAAGAGGAGCTGGAGACAGCCCATCAATCAGCGCCATGA
- a CDS encoding TetR/AcrR family transcriptional regulator yields MQQEAARRSNRDRTEATRADLIAAARKLFTEKSYAETGTPEIAAAAGVTRGALYHHFADKQALFAAVVEQEAAAVAEEIERASPPSLDARDALIAGSDAYLAAMRAPGRTRLLLLDGPAVLGRAVMDAIDNRHGNRSLREGLVAAMRAQTMTRLPAEALTALLGAAFDRAALAIEAGASAEDYRTVLMALIDGLSPAPLQAPRPARTR; encoded by the coding sequence ATGCAACAGGAAGCCGCACGCCGCTCCAACCGCGACCGCACGGAGGCGACGCGCGCCGACCTGATTGCCGCGGCACGAAAGCTGTTTACGGAAAAATCCTATGCCGAGACCGGCACGCCGGAGATTGCTGCCGCCGCCGGCGTGACGCGCGGTGCGCTCTACCATCACTTCGCCGACAAGCAGGCGCTGTTTGCCGCCGTGGTCGAGCAGGAGGCGGCAGCGGTCGCCGAAGAGATCGAGCGCGCCTCGCCGCCCTCGCTCGATGCGCGCGACGCGCTGATTGCCGGTTCGGATGCCTATCTTGCCGCCATGCGCGCGCCCGGCCGCACGCGGCTGTTGCTGCTCGACGGGCCGGCCGTGCTTGGCCGCGCCGTCATGGATGCGATCGACAACCGCCACGGCAACCGCTCGCTGCGCGAAGGGCTGGTCGCGGCAATGCGGGCGCAGACGATGACGAGATTGCCGGCGGAAGCGCTGACCGCGCTGCTCGGCGCAGCCTTCGACCGCGCCGCCCTGGCGATCGAGGCCGGCGCCTCGGCCGAGGATTACCGCACTGTCCTCATGGCGCTGATTGATGGGCTGTCTCCAGCTCCTCTTCAGGCACCTCGCCCGGCTCGAACTCGTTGA
- a CDS encoding glyoxalase, with translation MKTTSYYPVLMTGDVAGTTAFYVEHFGFQPLFTSDWYVHLQSVDNKRVNLGIVQGDHETIPEEGRGRTSGLLINFEVRDPDAAYERVVAAGLPILRSLRDEPFGQRHFITKDPNGVLIDVIKPIPPSEAFLAQYAEGAAGA, from the coding sequence ATGAAGACCACGAGCTACTACCCGGTGCTGATGACGGGCGACGTCGCCGGCACGACGGCGTTCTATGTCGAGCATTTCGGTTTCCAGCCGCTGTTTACGAGCGACTGGTATGTGCATCTGCAATCGGTGGACAACAAACGCGTCAATCTGGGCATCGTCCAGGGCGACCATGAGACAATCCCGGAAGAGGGGCGGGGCCGCACCTCGGGCCTGCTGATCAATTTCGAGGTCCGCGACCCGGACGCGGCCTATGAGCGGGTCGTCGCTGCCGGCTTGCCGATCCTGCGTTCGCTGCGCGACGAGCCCTTCGGCCAGCGCCATTTCATCACCAAAGACCCCAATGGCGTGCTGATCGACGTCATCAAGCCGATCCCGCCGAGTGAGGCGTTTCTGGCGCAATACGCGGAAGGGGCGGCGGGAGCCTGA
- a CDS encoding PDZ domain-containing protein, producing the protein MALAATKFQSDDTLLDAYSMTVADAVDRIGPAVCRIERVGGQGGHGSGFVIAPDGLVVTNFHVVGDARTVRVSMPDGSSSEGRVLGRDPDTDIALVRADGSFADVAPLGDSKRLRRGQIAIAIGNPLGFEWTVTSGVVSALGRSMRASTGRLIDDVIQTDAALNPGNSGGPLVSSAGEVIGVNTAMIHGAQGIAFAVASNTANFVISEIIRFGRVRRAFIGISADTTNLPRRAALLSQVSTSTAVRLRSVEKDGPAAKAGLKEGDIIAAIDGRPVTGVDDLVRMLDAERIGRETLCTVVRRTGVSQVTVTPVARAG; encoded by the coding sequence ATGGCCCTCGCCGCCACCAAATTCCAATCTGATGACACGTTGCTTGACGCCTATTCGATGACGGTGGCAGACGCCGTCGACCGCATCGGCCCAGCCGTCTGCCGCATCGAGCGCGTCGGCGGTCAGGGCGGCCATGGTTCCGGCTTTGTCATCGCGCCGGACGGGCTGGTCGTCACCAACTTCCATGTCGTCGGCGACGCCAGGACAGTGCGCGTCTCGATGCCGGACGGGTCGTCCAGCGAAGGCCGCGTGCTGGGCCGCGACCCCGACACCGACATCGCGCTGGTGCGCGCCGACGGCAGTTTTGCCGATGTCGCACCGCTGGGCGATTCCAAGCGGCTCAGGCGTGGCCAGATCGCCATTGCCATCGGCAATCCGCTCGGCTTCGAATGGACCGTCACCTCCGGTGTCGTCTCGGCGCTCGGCCGCTCGATGCGCGCCTCCACCGGCCGGCTGATCGACGACGTCATCCAGACCGACGCGGCACTCAACCCCGGCAATTCCGGCGGGCCGCTGGTGTCGTCGGCCGGCGAGGTCATCGGCGTCAACACCGCCATGATCCATGGCGCGCAAGGCATCGCTTTCGCGGTCGCCTCCAACACCGCCAATTTCGTCATTTCGGAGATCATCCGCTTCGGCCGCGTGCGCCGCGCTTTTATCGGCATCTCGGCCGACACCACCAATCTGCCGCGCCGCGCCGCGCTGTTGTCACAGGTCTCGACCAGCACGGCCGTGCGCCTGCGCAGCGTCGAGAAGGATGGTCCGGCGGCTAAGGCCGGCCTGAAAGAAGGCGACATCATCGCCGCCATCGACGGCCGTCCTGTCACCGGCGTCGACGACCTCGTGCGCATGCTCGACGCCGAACGCATCGGCCGCGAGACGCTGTGCACCGTCGTGCGCCGCACCGGCGTCAGCCAGGTGACGGTGACGCCGGTGGCAAGGGCTGGCTGA
- a CDS encoding serine protease, producing the protein MSDFNLNAFSDAIADLAAQAAPATASFATHHHRTASAFHWRDGYFVTAEEAVEAGEEIELVLASGETVKAELIGRDPSTGVALLKPAGAVSAAPLAKADAVRPGNIAIAIGNSQGSALAVSGSVGEVGPAWRSMRGGAIDRRINLAVGAGGRFEGGPVLDAKGALIGMLLFGPRHRALVMPYETIERAVATLREKGHVARGYLGAGLHPVRDRDAHGAMVMSLDDEGPAKAAGLSLGDIIVAWNGEAVHGPRDLIRRLGPDSAGALVTLGVVRGGEQRDVALTIGEKPLS; encoded by the coding sequence ATGAGCGACTTCAATCTGAATGCATTTTCCGACGCCATCGCCGATCTCGCGGCACAAGCGGCTCCGGCAACGGCGAGTTTCGCCACGCATCATCATCGCACGGCAAGCGCCTTTCACTGGCGTGACGGCTATTTCGTCACCGCCGAAGAGGCCGTCGAGGCCGGCGAGGAGATCGAGCTGGTGCTGGCCTCGGGCGAGACCGTGAAGGCCGAACTGATCGGCCGCGATCCGTCGACCGGCGTTGCCCTGCTGAAGCCGGCGGGGGCCGTCAGCGCCGCGCCGTTGGCCAAGGCCGATGCAGTGCGGCCGGGCAACATCGCCATCGCCATCGGCAACAGCCAGGGCTCGGCTCTGGCCGTGTCGGGTTCGGTCGGCGAAGTCGGTCCGGCCTGGCGCTCGATGCGCGGCGGCGCCATCGACCGGCGCATCAATCTTGCCGTCGGCGCCGGCGGCCGTTTCGAGGGCGGTCCGGTGCTCGATGCCAAGGGCGCGCTGATCGGCATGCTGTTGTTCGGACCGCGCCACCGGGCGCTGGTCATGCCTTACGAGACGATAGAGCGGGCGGTCGCGACCCTGCGTGAGAAAGGCCATGTCGCGCGCGGTTATCTCGGCGCCGGCCTGCATCCGGTACGCGACCGCGACGCGCATGGCGCGATGGTGATGAGCCTCGATGACGAGGGTCCCGCCAAGGCCGCCGGCCTCTCGCTCGGCGACATTATCGTGGCGTGGAACGGCGAGGCCGTGCATGGTCCGCGCGACCTGATCCGCAGGCTTGGACCCGACAGCGCCGGCGCTTTGGTGACGCTCGGCGTGGTGCGCGGCGGCGAACAGCGCGATGTCGCGCTGACGATCGGCGAAAAGCCGCTGAGTTGA
- a CDS encoding helix-turn-helix transcriptional regulator: MDTLTSDRIMTDGAVLRRLVVLIALGDASRAERLAASLAASDDLLPVVAGRADVAIVDDRSGEAVPAAIPRVLLSGRGDERPTDEVLAVMAAGADDLLIAAAVRLAAAGYRVSNDGRSGRREHFHAGDGEPFEEETPDEHAIRPSLSPREAEVLALLAEGAPNKVIARRLNISVHTAKFHVAAILIKLGAANRTDAIAIAMRQGLVLV, from the coding sequence ATGGACACGCTCACCAGCGACCGGATTATGACAGACGGCGCCGTCTTGCGGCGGCTGGTGGTGCTGATTGCGCTTGGCGATGCGTCACGCGCCGAGCGCCTGGCGGCCTCGCTTGCCGCCAGCGATGATCTGTTGCCGGTCGTAGCCGGCAGAGCCGACGTCGCCATCGTTGACGACCGGAGCGGTGAGGCGGTGCCGGCCGCCATTCCAAGGGTGCTGCTGTCGGGACGCGGCGACGAGCGGCCCACCGATGAGGTGTTGGCCGTCATGGCGGCGGGCGCGGACGATTTGTTGATCGCCGCGGCAGTGCGGCTGGCTGCGGCCGGCTATCGCGTATCGAACGATGGCAGAAGCGGGCGCCGTGAGCATTTCCATGCCGGTGATGGCGAGCCGTTCGAGGAGGAAACCCCCGACGAGCATGCGATCCGGCCTTCGCTGTCGCCGCGCGAAGCGGAAGTGCTGGCGCTGCTGGCCGAGGGCGCGCCCAACAAGGTGATCGCGCGGCGCCTCAACATTTCCGTGCACACGGCGAAGTTCCACGTCGCCGCAATCCTGATCAAGCTCGGTGCGGCCAACCGCACCGACGCGATCGCCATTGCGATGCGGCAGGGGCTGGTGCTGGTCTGA
- a CDS encoding type II toxin-antitoxin system VapC family toxin produces the protein MIIDSSVLVAILRLEPGYERFVLAIAQAKRRLLTAPTFLETTMVLASGQQDEILDRLDSFLRSSSIETIAFTADHAAVARQAFLRYGKGRHPAALNFGDCIAYAAARLEAMPLLFKGEDFRLTDIEAAV, from the coding sequence ATGATCATCGATTCCTCGGTCCTGGTCGCCATTCTGCGTCTCGAACCAGGCTACGAACGTTTCGTGCTGGCGATCGCACAAGCCAAGAGACGGCTACTGACCGCGCCAACCTTCCTTGAAACGACAATGGTGCTCGCAAGCGGCCAGCAAGATGAAATCCTGGATCGCCTCGATAGCTTCCTGCGCAGCTCCTCGATTGAGACGATCGCCTTTACCGCCGACCACGCCGCCGTCGCCCGCCAGGCGTTCCTGCGCTACGGCAAGGGTCGGCACCCGGCGGCGCTGAATTTCGGCGATTGCATCGCCTATGCCGCGGCGCGGCTCGAAGCCATGCCGCTATTGTTCAAAGGTGAGGATTTCCGCCTCACTGACATTGAAGCGGCAGTGTGA
- a CDS encoding type II toxin-antitoxin system VapB family antitoxin: MALSIKNMEVEQLARELARRRRVSVTEAIRQSLEREVARERLVPRDETDDLFQRLMAIADSAGKVPRRENAMTDDEILGYDEFGIPTK; this comes from the coding sequence ATGGCGCTGTCGATCAAGAACATGGAAGTCGAGCAATTGGCGCGCGAGCTTGCACGCCGTCGCCGAGTGTCCGTGACCGAAGCGATCCGCCAGAGCCTCGAGCGCGAAGTTGCGCGCGAGCGGCTGGTGCCGCGCGACGAAACCGACGACTTGTTTCAGCGGTTGATGGCGATTGCCGACAGCGCCGGAAAAGTCCCCAGACGTGAGAATGCGATGACCGATGACGAGATCCTCGGTTATGATGAGTTCGGAATCCCGACGAAATGA
- a CDS encoding NAD(P)-dependent oxidoreductase, which yields MSLEGKTLFISGGSRGIGLAIALRAARDGANVTIAAKTAEPHPKLPGTIYTAAEEIEQAGGKALPVLCDIREEAQVAEAVARTVEKFGGIDICVNNASAIQLTSTLETDMKRYDLMHQINTRGTFLVSKMCIPHLKLAANPHILNLAPPLDMKAKWFKNHVAYTMAKFGMSMCTLGMSAEFARDGIAVNSLWPISTIDTAAVRNLLGGATVAAMSRLPDIMADAAYAIFMRPSREASGNFYIDEEVLRAEGVSDFSVYAPDATGPLAGDFFVPDEVFARTDSKIKSIY from the coding sequence ATGTCGCTCGAGGGAAAGACGCTGTTCATCTCCGGTGGGTCGCGCGGCATCGGGCTGGCGATCGCGCTGCGCGCCGCGCGCGACGGCGCCAATGTGACGATCGCGGCCAAGACCGCCGAGCCGCATCCGAAGCTGCCGGGCACGATCTATACGGCGGCCGAAGAGATCGAGCAGGCCGGCGGCAAGGCGTTGCCTGTGCTATGCGACATCCGCGAGGAGGCACAGGTCGCCGAGGCGGTCGCCAGAACCGTCGAAAAATTCGGCGGCATCGATATCTGCGTCAACAATGCCAGCGCCATTCAGCTCACCAGCACGCTGGAGACCGACATGAAGCGCTACGACCTGATGCATCAGATCAACACGCGTGGCACCTTCCTGGTGTCCAAAATGTGCATTCCGCACCTGAAGTTGGCTGCAAATCCTCACATCCTGAATCTGGCGCCGCCGCTCGACATGAAGGCCAAATGGTTCAAGAACCACGTCGCCTACACGATGGCCAAGTTCGGCATGTCGATGTGCACGCTTGGCATGAGCGCCGAGTTCGCCAGGGACGGTATCGCGGTCAATTCGCTGTGGCCGATCTCGACCATCGACACGGCAGCGGTACGCAATCTGCTGGGTGGCGCGACAGTGGCAGCGATGAGCCGTTTGCCCGACATCATGGCCGACGCCGCGTATGCCATTTTCATGCGGCCGTCGCGCGAGGCATCAGGCAATTTCTACATCGACGAGGAGGTTCTGCGCGCCGAGGGCGTCAGCGACTTTTCGGTCTATGCGCCTGATGCGACCGGGCCGCTGGCAGGCGATTTCTTTGTCCCTGATGAGGTGTTTGCCCGCACGGACAGCAAGATCAAGAGCATTTACTGA
- a CDS encoding TIGR00645 family protein: protein MKRLELAIESIILASRWLLVVFYIGLALALAVYALSFGKKLYEFITLAFTLGDTDTILKMLGLIDAALVASLVVMVIISGYENFVSRFDDQDGGVHWLGTIDVGSLKVKVASTIVAISSIHLLQVFLNSSSYTTEQLMWLTIIHLAFVVSALMLAYIDRLMGLSKGKKDEA from the coding sequence ATGAAGCGTCTCGAACTCGCCATCGAATCGATCATTCTCGCCTCGCGCTGGTTGCTCGTCGTCTTCTATATCGGCCTGGCCCTGGCATTGGCCGTCTATGCGCTGTCCTTCGGCAAGAAGCTTTATGAATTCATCACCCTGGCGTTCACGCTCGGCGACACCGACACGATCCTGAAAATGCTCGGCCTGATCGATGCCGCACTGGTCGCCTCGTTGGTGGTGATGGTCATCATCTCGGGCTACGAGAATTTCGTCAGCCGCTTCGACGACCAAGACGGCGGCGTGCACTGGCTGGGCACGATCGATGTCGGCTCGCTGAAGGTCAAGGTCGCCTCGACCATCGTCGCCATCTCGTCCATCCATCTCTTGCAGGTGTTCCTGAACTCGTCGTCCTACACGACCGAGCAGTTGATGTGGCTGACCATCATCCACCTCGCCTTCGTCGTCTCGGCCCTCATGCTCGCCTATATCGACCGGCTGATGGGCCTGAGCAAAGGCAAGAAGGACGAGGCGTGA